One genomic segment of Candidatus Rokuibacteriota bacterium includes these proteins:
- a CDS encoding tripartite tricarboxylate transporter permease, giving the protein MEALGNLLFGFTISLTPYNLVVAATGVFLGIIIGVLPGLGGTSGVAILLPLTIVMPPTSGIILLASIYWGALFGGAITSILFNIPGEPWSVATCFDGYPMAKKGKAGEALASAFIPGFFASLVAILLFTFFAPALALIALKFGPPEYLAVLVLAFSTFVGLGGGSLPKTMASMFIGFLLGSVGLDIVTGQPRLTFGSIELLAGFSFITACIGLFGLGEILLSAEESLEFRGVQAKVKVNDMWSVVKSLVQHARTFVTGTLLGFWVGVMPGTGATPASFMSYGMAKQSSRHPEKFGTGVPEGVMATESAAHAAGIGALLPLVTLGIPGSPTAAVMLAGLFVWGFIPGPRLFAEQPDFVWGLISSMYIGNLMGLLMCLLLLPFFAAILRIPYAILGPLIVLFSAIGAYAVKNMMLDIWLLLIFGVVGYVFKKLGYPLAPLVIALVLGDMTEEALRQSLIMSDGSFAIFFTRPIAAGLIGVAAVIFCLPIVGPLLRRVVAGLRTAPASGR; this is encoded by the coding sequence ATGGAGGCACTGGGGAACTTACTCTTCGGATTCACGATTTCGCTGACCCCCTACAACCTCGTGGTCGCCGCGACCGGCGTCTTCCTGGGGATCATCATCGGCGTGCTGCCGGGGCTGGGCGGAACCAGCGGAGTGGCGATCCTCCTCCCGCTCACCATCGTCATGCCCCCCACCTCCGGCATCATCCTGCTGGCCAGCATTTACTGGGGAGCCCTCTTCGGGGGCGCGATCACGTCCATCCTCTTCAACATCCCGGGAGAGCCCTGGTCGGTCGCCACCTGCTTCGATGGCTATCCCATGGCCAAGAAGGGGAAGGCCGGCGAAGCCCTGGCCTCGGCCTTCATCCCCGGCTTCTTCGCCTCCCTCGTCGCCATCCTGCTCTTCACCTTTTTCGCCCCTGCGCTGGCCCTGATCGCGTTGAAGTTCGGCCCGCCGGAGTACCTCGCCGTGCTGGTTCTCGCCTTCAGCACTTTCGTCGGGCTCGGCGGCGGTTCGCTCCCGAAAACCATGGCGTCCATGTTCATCGGCTTTCTCCTCGGCTCCGTCGGGCTCGACATCGTGACTGGCCAGCCGCGGCTCACCTTTGGCTCTATCGAGCTGCTGGCCGGGTTCAGCTTTATCACCGCCTGCATCGGGCTGTTCGGCCTCGGAGAGATTCTCCTCTCGGCGGAGGAGTCTCTCGAGTTCAGGGGGGTTCAGGCCAAGGTAAAGGTGAACGACATGTGGTCGGTGGTGAAGTCTCTGGTGCAGCACGCGCGCACCTTCGTCACGGGCACGCTCCTGGGCTTTTGGGTAGGGGTGATGCCCGGCACCGGGGCCACTCCGGCCTCGTTCATGAGCTACGGGATGGCGAAGCAATCCTCCAGGCATCCGGAGAAATTCGGGACCGGCGTGCCGGAGGGAGTCATGGCCACGGAGTCCGCTGCCCACGCGGCCGGGATCGGCGCTCTCCTCCCCCTTGTCACCCTCGGGATCCCGGGATCCCCGACGGCCGCGGTCATGCTCGCCGGTCTCTTTGTCTGGGGGTTCATCCCCGGCCCCCGGCTCTTTGCGGAGCAGCCTGATTTCGTCTGGGGCCTCATCTCGAGCATGTATATCGGGAACCTGATGGGCCTTCTCATGTGCCTTCTCCTGCTCCCGTTCTTCGCGGCAATCTTGAGGATCCCCTATGCGATCCTCGGCCCGCTGATCGTCCTCTTCTCCGCGATCGGGGCGTACGCTGTGAAGAACATGATGCTGGATATCTGGCTGCTCCTGATTTTCGGGGTAGTCGGCTACGTGTTTAAGAAGCTCGGCTATCCCCTAGCCCCCCTGGTGATCGCCCTTGTCCTGGGAGACATGACCGAGGAGGCGCTGCGGCAGAGCCTCATCATGTCCGACGGGTCCTTCGCGATCTTCTTCACGCGACCGATCGCGGCTGGCCTCATCGGCGTGGCCGCCGTCATCTTCTGTCTCCCGATCGTGGGCCCTCTACTGCGGCGGGTCGTGGCCGGGCTTCGCACCGCCCCGGCGTCCGGTCGCTAG